One stretch of Plasmodium cynomolgi strain B DNA, scaffold: 0001, whole genome shotgun sequence DNA includes these proteins:
- a CDS encoding CYIR protein (putative;~vir-type antigen): protein MTTPHGPNISGFSRSYIKKLPAYITYEKFETNKGSSDYSIKCDSLKSTGDQAKELCEKFAVNLQSICKTGSTTSSPSSTLPTPTAGASGTSTTGNSINLSEAKANCLLLKYWLFNEIRKLNLGGNEKKDKNLDTLIHIIYYLQFEIYTKNGNKFYCFNDIYEYLDNWEEEKFLYEYFMNVPKIECINKNNGTDCKAYEKYVNRVKTYYNEKKKRIML from the exons ATGACTACTCCACACGGACCTAATATTTCGGGCTTCTCAA gAAGCTATATTAAAAAACTTCCTGCATATATAACATACGAAAAATTCGAAACAAATAAGGGTTCTAGTGATTATAGTATCAAGTGTGATTCATTAAAATCCACTGGAGACCAAGCTAAAGAGCTATGTGAAAAATTTGCAGTGAATTTGCAATCTATATGTAAAACAGGGAGTACTACTagttctccttcttctacTTTGCCTACTCCTACTGCCGGTGCTTCTGGAACTAGTACTACGGGAAATAGTATTAATTTATCTGAAGCTAAAGCCAACTGTTTATTACTTAAATATTGGTTATTTAACGAAATAAGAAAACTAAATCTAGGtggtaatgaaaaaaaagacaagaaTCTGGATACGcttattcatataatttattatttacaattcgaaatttatacaaaaaatggtaataaGTTTTACTgttttaatgatatatatgaatatctTGACAActgggaggaagaaaagtttttgtatgaatattttatgaatGTCCCTAAAATCGAATGTATTAATAAGAATAATGGAACTGATTGCAAAGCTTATGAGAAATACGTTAATCGTGttaaaacatattataatgaaaaaaaaaaaagaattatgcTGTAG
- a CDS encoding CYIR protein (putative;~vir-type antigen), which yields MTRILQKQDLDKLPSNLIYYKFNNGWGNCSYFDSSEEIKNILNAYSGIGNYIDNIVNSLCYVSDMNENNSFYKERCHFLYYWIGDILFNNLEDVTSFSNVMNTIYTELQKFNLEDNCNIIYTDISKNFFDQRKIIYDYSQNYATIKQDLRDYGNSCSQEYYDYVGKIVSTYNIVDINCKSNSDK from the exons atgacaagAATACTTCAG AAGCAAGATTTGGATAAATTACcttcaaatttaatttattataaattcaATAATGGATGGGGAAATTGTAGTTATTTTGATTCTTCCgaagaaataaagaatatattaaatgcaTATTCTGGTATTGGAAATTATATTGATAACATTGTAAATTCTTTGTGTTATGTATCTGATATGAATGAAAACAATTCATTCTATAAAGAAcgttgtcattttttgtattattggATAGgagatatattatttaacaaTTTAGAAGATGTTACGTCATTTTCAAACGTTATGAATACGATCTACACTGAATTGCAGAAGTTTAATCTTGAAGATAATTGTAACATTATATACACTGATAttagcaaaaatttttttgatcagaggaaaataatatatgattACTCTCAAAACTATGCAACTATAAAACAAGATTTACGGGATTATGGTAATTCTTGTAGTCAAGAATATTATGATTACGttggaaaaattgtttcaacatataatattgtagatataaattgtaaaagtaaTTCTGATAAATAA